The genomic stretch ATCATGCATCGCGTGCATTTGGCTTCCCGTATGAAACATCTTGCCCTTTATGATTCTTTCCTTCAAAAATACAACTTATTAGGTCCCTTCAAAATACAATAAATGTATCAGGATTGTTAGGCTACCATTAGCACAAAGTTTGACTACATATCCACACACATGTAAAGAACATTCTTCTAAAAAAATCATAAGATTTATAGAAAGATGCTTAGTATATATCCGATTTTCTCAGGAAACCCTACACTTTCACAATGATGGAAAGGTAGGAAGTGCTGATGAAGAGGCACAAATTTCTGAGGAAGTGGAAGCACAAGTTGGTCTCTCAAACATAGAAGCTGGAGTATCTAGTGACACATCTTTGAAGAACCTGTTAATGAACTGGCAATTTGTGTCATCAGTAATCATCTACTGTACTTTTTCTCTCCATGATGTAGCTTACCTTGAGGTGatttttttcttatatatatgaACATGAGGGTAACTTTTGTAGTAGCAGTTCAATATGCAAGGATGCCAATAATATTGTTGTGGCCCCTGAGATTGATGATAATCTGTATGTGTCCAATCCTAATATGTTCTCTCTTACTATTATCTTCAGTCATTTTCATTCTGGGCTGCGAGCAAAAGAAAATTTGGGGGCCTCAGTTTGACATCGCAGGATTTGGCTATTGTGCTAACCATCTCAGGTATATAGTATTTTTTCCAAACTTTTATGCAAATAATTATTGCATATAATAAGATAATTTCCttggaaaaaaagagaaataatGATCTGCAAAGTGAATTAAAGTAACATGGAAATAATTTTTGCATTTAACAATTCCGGTAGTGTTGCCATCAAATTATTTACCTTACAACAACTTCATTTGATCCTTGTAGGTGCTGGTGTTCTGGTATATCAATTTGTTGTTTATCCTTTCATTGTCAAATATTTTGGACCAATCAGGCCATTACGTCCTGCTGCGGTATGTGAGAAATACAACTTTGTGAGATTTGCTTCAGTATTCTACTTGTAAAAAGAAAATCAAGGATCTGAAACAATGTAGTCTAATGTTAAGTGGGAAACAAATATGCATCAACCTAGTAAAATAAATCAAAGTGAAGCTATAGATTTGAATATTAGATGGGGAATAATATTTGACTTCTTTCTAGAAAAACATTGAGGTGTGCAAGATGAGTTCTTTCTATAAAAACAATGAGGTGGCAATGACAATTTCTAAAAGCGGTGTCTTGATTCAAATCCCTATTTTTGTTTAAATGCTTGCTTAActtcttttatcttttgaagAACCATGCTGAACATGCTGTTTGATTTGTAGATCTTGTCCATACTTCTCCTCACAACGTATCCCTTCATGCACAACTTACAAGGGCTAGAGCTCAAAGTATTAATCAACATAGCTTCAATTTTGAAGAATGTATTGTCGGTGGGCCAACTTCTTTTCAAATGCATAGAACCTTCttaaagaaaataaatttaaccatttcattttttttaaatttttaattttgatcTATATTTCAACAAACAGGCTACAACAACTACTGCATGCAACATTCTACAAAACACAGCAGTGGTAACCGTTAAGGGCTCATTTTTCTAATACATTCTATCGTTGTTTTAGATTGTGACTTATCCTATGGTACAAGTGCAGCCACAAAAACAAAGAGGTGCTGCAAATGGCATCTCCGTGACTGTACTGTCATTGTTCAAAGGTGTAGGTCCAGCAGGAGCCGGAACTTTGTAAGTACTACTTTTTATTGTCTAGGAAAAAAATaacaattttttgttttttctgatTGATGAACTTCTTTTCTTGCTGTTTTCAAGGTTTTCATGGACTCAAAAGCATGTGACAGGGTTGTTCTTACCAGGTATATAAATAAACAACATGTAAATGCAGCCTTATCAATGGTGGCAGGTAGCTAAAACACAACAAATTACTGAGTGAATATTCTTGTTTGACTTATGAAAAATGCAGGTGACCAGATCCTATTTCTAGTGATAAGCATGGTTGCAGTAGTAGGGCTATTTATGACATTCAAGCCATTTTTCTCCATGTCAAATGCGTTGGGCCGTTCATAAACATGCACTGTACATTTAGGCTTCATTTGTGGGTTAAAAATCATGGGAACAATTCGATTGCAGGCCTCAGGTTTAAAACTCCTAAGTTTCAGGTATGATATCAGCCCATAATTATATATGTAATAATAAATAGCCCATTTCTAGTAAGTAAATGTGAGATAAGTGTAAAAGCTTTGTAATATTCTAACTATGTGCACTTGCAAAGGCCGGTAATGCTACATTCTCTAATAATATTGGCCCATAACTTTAACCTTGTGTTCAGATGTGTAATCAGTGTAAAGATGATCTTCAATGTTTTTGGTGTAAACTTTGGATCACCAGATGTTGCATCAATATAGGTCATGAAGTGTTTAGATCGGTCTTCTTGTCTATTATCTCCTAATTTCCCAACCTGTTCGATAACTTCACCAGCTCTGAGAAAGATAACAGAGCACTAACATAGGCCATGGCAACTCATTGATTGTGTGCACGACCAAAAACTAAAGATAACAGAGCACTAACATAGGCCATGGCAATTGATTGTGTGCACGACCAAAAACTAATTTTGAATAGTAAGTCTGATCTGATTTCAACTGGTTGA from Sorghum bicolor cultivar BTx623 chromosome 3, Sorghum_bicolor_NCBIv3, whole genome shotgun sequence encodes the following:
- the LOC8074975 gene encoding protein ZINC INDUCED FACILITATOR 1 isoform X1 — translated: MESHHGEIQELARPTSPPPPQNIGDEPPKTEETKKDYHKGCPGCQLEEANEIRTGIPYLNFFYICIIGLTSTLPIQSLFPYLYFMIRDMNIAKQEEDIGFYAGFVGASYFFARIFSSVPWGIFADKYGRKPCIVISMLSVIVFNTLFGLSTRYWMAIVSRGLLGMLCGILGPIKAYATEVCRKEHQALGMSLVTSSRAIAFVVGPAIGGFLAQPAEKYPHIFSKESIFGRFPYFLPCFTISILAMGSCIACIWLPETLHFHNDGKVGSADEEAQISEEVEAQVGLSNIEAGVSSDTSLKNLLMNWQFVSSVIIYCTFSLHDVAYLESFSFWAASKRKFGGLSLTSQDLAIVLTISGAGVLVYQFVVYPFIVKYFGPIRPLRPAAILSILLLTTYPFMHNLQGLELKVLINIASILKNVLSATTTTACNILQNTAVPQKQRGAANGISVTVLSLFKGVGPAGAGTLFSWTQKHVTGLFLPGDQILFLVISMVAVVGLFMTFKPFFSMSNALGRS
- the LOC8074975 gene encoding protein ZINC INDUCED FACILITATOR 1 isoform X2; the encoded protein is MESHHGEIQELARPTSPPPPQNIGDEPPKTEETKKDYHKGCPGCQLEEANEIRTGIPYLNFFYICIIGLTSTLPIQSLFPYLYFMIRDMNIAKQEEDIGFYAGFVGASYFFARIFSSVPWGIFADKYGRKPCIVISMLSVIVFNTLFGLSTRYWMAIVSRGLLGMLCGILGPIKAYATEVCRKEHQALGMSLVTSSRAIAFVVGPAIGGFLAQPAEKYPHIFSKESIFGRFPYFLPCFTISILAMGSCIACIWLPETLHFHNDGKVGSADEEAQISEEVEAQVGLSNIEAGVSSDTSLKNLLMNWQFVSSVIIYCTFSLHDVAYLESFSFWAASKRKFGGLSLTSQDLAIVLTISGAGVLVYQFVVYPFIVKYFGPIRPLRPAAILSILLLTTYPFMHNLQGLELKVLINIASILKNVLSIVTYPMVQVQPQKQRGAANGISVTVLSLFKGVGPAGAGTLFSWTQKHVTGLFLPGDQILFLVISMVAVVGLFMTFKPFFSMSNALGRS